The Thermoflavifilum sp. genome contains a region encoding:
- a CDS encoding glycoside hydrolase family 88 protein, whose protein sequence is MAVFCWGLSLLLCAHAHLQPVDSLPVYQIIQQAERQTTAYLSAYPDSARFLHSQSSDGKAIRVGMHGWTAGFFPGKLWYLYAFTRNPFWEQQALSYTLALSADDTLTSTHDLGFMVGIPFEKAYAFTHQPALREVLIRAGRSLSRRFHPIVGEIKSWDGGPWHYPVIVDNLMNLELLFRATALTGDSSFYRIAVSHIDHDLRYRFRPDYSTYHVLDYDPHTGRLLARKTWQGYADSSCWSRGQAWAIYGLTVAYRYTRNPRYLFYARHAADYFLHQLSRYQEPIPPWDFNAPDSLRKLKDVSAAAIAASALLELQGYVPAGSSARYRHAAEVILRALSASPYRTTDDAHSYFLLLHATGDAHHHREMDVPLIYADYYYLQALWRYTHMHAADFFL, encoded by the coding sequence ATGGCGGTATTTTGCTGGGGCCTGAGTTTGCTGCTATGTGCTCATGCTCACTTACAACCGGTTGATAGCCTGCCGGTTTATCAAATCATCCAACAGGCCGAACGGCAAACGACGGCCTATTTATCAGCCTATCCTGATAGCGCCCGTTTTTTGCACAGCCAGTCGTCCGATGGCAAGGCTATTCGAGTGGGCATGCATGGCTGGACGGCGGGCTTTTTTCCGGGCAAGCTCTGGTATTTATATGCTTTTACCCGAAATCCTTTCTGGGAGCAGCAAGCCCTGAGTTATACGCTGGCGCTATCGGCCGATGATACGCTTACCAGTACGCATGACCTGGGTTTCATGGTAGGCATTCCGTTTGAAAAAGCCTACGCCTTCACCCACCAGCCGGCATTGCGTGAGGTGCTGATTCGGGCGGGTCGCTCCCTCAGCCGGCGTTTTCACCCGATAGTTGGTGAAATCAAATCCTGGGATGGCGGTCCCTGGCATTACCCGGTGATTGTGGATAATCTGATGAATCTGGAACTGCTGTTCCGCGCTACAGCACTCACAGGCGATAGTAGTTTTTACCGCATAGCCGTTTCCCATATCGATCACGACCTGCGCTATCGTTTCCGACCGGATTACAGTACCTATCATGTGCTGGACTATGATCCGCATACCGGCCGACTGCTGGCTCGCAAGACCTGGCAGGGCTATGCCGACAGCAGCTGCTGGTCGCGTGGACAGGCCTGGGCGATCTACGGCCTCACGGTGGCCTACCGCTATACCCGCAATCCGCGTTACCTATTTTACGCCCGACATGCTGCCGATTATTTCCTGCACCAGCTGTCACGTTACCAGGAACCCATACCACCCTGGGACTTCAATGCGCCCGACAGCCTGCGTAAGTTGAAAGATGTTTCTGCCGCAGCTATCGCCGCCTCGGCGCTACTGGAATTGCAAGGCTACGTACCCGCCGGCTCATCTGCCCGTTACAGGCATGCCGCTGAAGTCATCCTGCGGGCACTCAGCGCCTCACCCTATCGCACGACCGATGATGCACACAGCTATTTTTTATTGTTACACGCTACCGGCGACGCCCATCATCACCGGGAAATGGATGTGCCGCTCATCTACGCCGATTATTATTACCTGCAGGCCCTTTGGCGATATACCCACATGCATGCAGCTGATTTTTTTCTGTAA
- a CDS encoding LacI family DNA-binding transcriptional regulator: MAEKVDLKRIARELNLAVSTVSRALRDSYEISEETKRKVFALARQLNYEPNPYASSLRRQKSKTIGVILPELPNNFFTHVVNGIEFVARQKDYHVLIYITHERVEQEMALIRHLQSGRVDGVLASICAGAQDIAHFRSLQQQGIPLVFFDRVCEDAGIPTVTTNDYAASFNATVHLIEQGCRNLYHLTLPLHLSITRKRLQGFMDALRQYHLPIHESTVLIANDMDMFYQQLEHVLCSAQPPDGLFAAVEKLVLLVYHICQKRHIRIPEQLKVLAFSNLETAPLLAPPLTTITQPAFEIGKKAAEILFKKIEKKRDPFEQMHYVIPSALIIRDSTRTSSYFITHPSTETLISRPA; encoded by the coding sequence ATGGCAGAGAAGGTAGATTTAAAACGGATTGCCCGGGAATTAAACCTTGCAGTATCGACCGTATCCCGTGCCTTACGAGATAGTTATGAGATCAGTGAAGAAACCAAGCGAAAGGTGTTTGCCCTGGCCCGTCAGCTCAATTATGAGCCCAATCCGTATGCCAGCAGCTTGAGGCGGCAGAAAAGTAAAACCATCGGCGTGATCCTGCCCGAATTACCGAATAATTTTTTCACGCATGTGGTAAACGGTATTGAATTCGTTGCCCGGCAGAAGGATTATCATGTGTTGATATACATCACACACGAACGTGTGGAACAGGAAATGGCCTTAATCCGTCATTTGCAAAGTGGGCGGGTAGATGGCGTGCTGGCTTCTATCTGTGCAGGTGCTCAGGATATCGCACACTTTCGAAGTTTGCAACAGCAGGGTATTCCACTGGTATTTTTTGATAGGGTTTGCGAGGATGCCGGCATTCCCACGGTAACCACCAATGATTATGCTGCCAGTTTTAATGCTACCGTACATCTAATTGAACAGGGTTGCAGAAATTTATATCACCTGACATTGCCCCTGCATTTATCCATTACCCGCAAAAGATTGCAGGGTTTTATGGATGCCCTCCGTCAGTACCATTTACCCATCCATGAATCCACTGTGCTGATTGCAAATGATATGGACATGTTTTATCAGCAACTGGAACATGTTCTTTGCAGTGCCCAGCCGCCCGATGGCTTGTTTGCTGCCGTAGAAAAGTTAGTATTGCTGGTGTACCATATCTGTCAGAAGCGACATATTCGTATTCCCGAACAACTCAAAGTACTTGCTTTTTCTAATTTAGAAACGGCACCGCTGCTGGCGCCTCCGCTTACAACTATCACACAACCTGCATTTGAGATTGGTAAAAAGGCAGCCGAAATCTTGTTTAAAAAAATTGAAAAGAAACGCGATCCTTTCGAACAGATGCATTACGTGATTCCTTCCGCTTTAATCATTCGCGATTCTACCCGCACTTCAAGTTATTTCATTACACATCCATCAACCGAAACGCTGATTTCCCGACCGGCTTAG
- the mgtA gene encoding magnesium-translocating P-type ATPase, with product MLPLTQVLHRKNGTAAYAGLHEFPGAADLFRAARLSTEEIFQEYQTNEAGIEQEEAEKRLEKYGWNEITHDRAPAWYVQLIEAFMNPFIGVLAIIALISLFTDVVLAAPGEKDYSTLLVILVMIGVSSLIRFWQEFRSNKAAEALKSMVKTTATVWRKDQGRKEIPIQELVPGDVIWLAAGDMLPADCRIIACKDLFITQAMLTGESIPVEKRAVSLARAEEQNVFDLENIAFMGTNVVSGSALAVVVLTGNRTYLGSMSRSITGKRAETSFDRGVNSVSWLLIRAMMIMVPLVFLINGITKGDWVNAFLFALAMAVGLTPEMLPMIVTTNLAKGAINMSKRKVIVKRLNAIQNIGAMDVLCTDKTGTLTLDKIVLERHLNVNGVDDDEVLKWAYLNSYHQTGLKNLLDLAVLEHAREHDLFKEEERYEKVDEIPFDFQRRRMSVIVKMPNHKHLLVCKGAVEEMIDLCSYTFEPDENRSLHIYRDPVIPMTRQMKENILRISRKLNEDGLRVLLVAIKEYDERPLNYTVADEQEMIFTGFIGFLDPAKPSARPAIQALQQLGIQIKVLTGDNEVVAKKIGKDVGLASGEVLLGNEIARMTDEELVMRLREAHILAKLSPMQKARVVQVLQTMGHTVGFLGDGINDAAALKQADVGISVDSAVDIAKESADIILLEKDLMVLRKGVIYGRRTFGNIIKYIKMAVSSNFGNMFSMLGASALFPFLPMLPIQLLVQNLLYDLSQVSIPWDRMDAEYIARPRKWQAEGIARFMIFIGPISSVFDYVTFFVMYHIFQANTPGHQSLFQSGWFIEGLLSQTLIVHMIRTEKIPFIESWATWPVIALTALIMAIGIWIPFSPFAHALGLQPLPGVYFIYLTLILICYSILTQLVKVWYIRRFKQWL from the coding sequence ATGTTACCCCTCACACAGGTACTTCATAGAAAGAATGGCACAGCCGCTTATGCAGGCTTGCATGAATTTCCCGGAGCTGCAGATTTATTCCGGGCTGCACGGCTTTCAACAGAAGAGATTTTTCAGGAATATCAGACAAACGAAGCCGGTATTGAGCAGGAAGAGGCCGAGAAGCGACTGGAAAAATATGGTTGGAATGAAATTACACACGACAGGGCTCCCGCATGGTATGTACAGCTGATAGAAGCTTTTATGAATCCGTTCATCGGTGTGCTGGCCATTATTGCCCTGATCTCACTGTTTACGGATGTGGTGCTTGCTGCACCTGGAGAAAAAGATTACAGCACGCTGCTGGTGATTTTGGTGATGATTGGCGTGAGTTCTCTTATTCGCTTCTGGCAGGAGTTTCGCAGCAATAAGGCGGCTGAAGCCTTGAAGAGCATGGTGAAGACAACCGCCACTGTGTGGAGAAAAGACCAGGGCAGAAAAGAGATCCCCATACAGGAGCTGGTGCCGGGCGATGTCATCTGGCTGGCAGCAGGGGATATGTTGCCGGCCGATTGTCGCATCATTGCCTGTAAAGATTTGTTTATCACACAGGCCATGCTTACGGGAGAATCGATTCCTGTAGAAAAACGTGCTGTTTCCCTTGCTCGTGCAGAAGAACAAAATGTTTTTGATTTAGAAAACATCGCCTTCATGGGTACGAATGTGGTGAGTGGTTCGGCTCTGGCCGTGGTGGTGCTCACGGGTAATCGTACCTATCTGGGTTCGATGAGCAGATCAATTACTGGCAAGCGTGCAGAAACCAGTTTCGATCGGGGTGTAAACAGTGTAAGCTGGTTGCTCATCCGTGCCATGATGATCATGGTACCACTGGTGTTTTTGATTAATGGCATTACGAAAGGCGACTGGGTGAATGCTTTTCTTTTTGCGCTTGCCATGGCCGTGGGCTTAACACCCGAAATGTTGCCCATGATCGTTACGACCAATCTTGCCAAAGGCGCTATTAACATGAGCAAGCGCAAGGTAATCGTGAAAAGGCTCAACGCTATTCAAAACATCGGCGCCATGGATGTCCTGTGTACCGATAAAACCGGCACGCTAACACTTGATAAGATTGTGCTGGAACGGCATCTGAACGTTAACGGTGTGGATGATGATGAGGTGTTGAAATGGGCTTATTTGAACAGTTATCATCAAACCGGATTGAAAAACCTGCTCGACTTGGCTGTACTTGAGCATGCCCGAGAACATGATTTATTTAAAGAAGAAGAACGTTACGAGAAAGTAGATGAAATTCCGTTTGATTTTCAGCGCAGGCGTATGTCGGTAATTGTCAAAATGCCCAATCACAAGCATCTACTGGTTTGTAAGGGAGCTGTAGAAGAAATGATTGACCTGTGCAGCTATACTTTTGAACCCGATGAAAACCGCTCCCTGCACATTTATCGTGATCCGGTTATTCCAATGACGCGGCAGATGAAAGAAAATATCCTGCGCATTTCCCGGAAGCTGAATGAAGATGGGTTGCGTGTGCTGCTGGTGGCCATTAAAGAATATGATGAACGACCGTTGAATTATACTGTTGCCGATGAACAGGAAATGATTTTTACGGGCTTTATCGGTTTTCTTGATCCGGCCAAACCCTCTGCTCGTCCGGCTATACAGGCATTACAGCAATTGGGTATCCAGATCAAAGTATTAACAGGCGATAATGAAGTTGTAGCAAAAAAAATCGGGAAAGATGTTGGCCTTGCCTCGGGTGAAGTTTTATTGGGAAATGAAATTGCACGGATGACGGATGAAGAACTTGTCATGCGGTTACGCGAGGCACATATCCTGGCCAAATTAAGTCCCATGCAAAAAGCCAGGGTGGTGCAGGTTTTGCAAACCATGGGACATACGGTGGGATTTCTGGGTGATGGTATCAACGATGCAGCTGCATTAAAGCAGGCCGATGTAGGCATATCTGTTGACAGCGCAGTAGATATTGCGAAAGAAAGTGCCGATATCATTTTACTGGAAAAAGATCTCATGGTCTTACGTAAAGGGGTGATTTATGGACGACGCACCTTCGGCAATATCATCAAGTATATCAAAATGGCCGTGAGCAGCAATTTCGGTAACATGTTCAGCATGCTCGGAGCCAGTGCGTTGTTTCCATTTTTACCCATGTTGCCCATTCAACTGCTGGTGCAGAATTTATTGTACGATTTATCGCAGGTTTCCATTCCCTGGGATCGGATGGATGCCGAATATATTGCCCGGCCTCGCAAATGGCAGGCCGAGGGTATTGCCCGGTTTATGATTTTCATCGGCCCCATCAGCTCCGTATTCGATTATGTTACTTTCTTCGTCATGTATCACATTTTCCAGGCGAATACTCCCGGCCACCAGAGCTTATTTCAATCGGGCTGGTTCATCGAGGGATTGCTTTCTCAAACCTTGATTGTTCACATGATTCGCACGGAAAAAATTCCATTTATCGAAAGCTGGGCTACCTGGCCCGTGATTGCACTCACCGCACTCATCATGGCCATAGGCATCTGGATTCCATTTTCACCATTTGCACATGCACTGGGCTTGCAGCCCTTGCCGGGCGTATATTTCATTTATCTTACCCTGATTCTGATATGCTATTCCATCCTCACGCAACTGGTGAAAGTGTGGTATATCCGCCGGTTTAAGCAATGGCTATGA